A portion of the Chryseobacterium tructae genome contains these proteins:
- a CDS encoding AAA family ATPase produces the protein MQLKQSQRQQVKLRLGLSGASGFGKTKSALLLAYGMTQDWSKIAVIDTENSSASLYSDLGNYNVLDLQAPYSPERYIQAIELCEKSVIEVIIIDSASHEWNGTGGCLEIHEKLGGRFQDWANVTPRHQAFINKILQSSCHIITTTRRKIDYSLDVGSNGKTQVVKHGTKEITRDGFEYELTINFELINENHLAKASKDRTGLFMNKPEFIITSDTGNMILEWCNSGSKNNSSENYTQSSGVRNNMPKIDPKEAFEGISPYESNPSLNLSHVTEKEVFEAIQNCKSVTELLALYRQFPQYQESLKFDFEAKKSLLINLINPNNFSKNGHSKFQ, from the coding sequence ATGCAATTAAAACAATCACAAAGACAACAAGTAAAGCTCAGATTAGGGCTTTCTGGTGCAAGTGGATTTGGAAAGACCAAATCAGCCTTATTATTAGCCTATGGAATGACTCAGGACTGGAGCAAAATAGCTGTAATAGATACCGAAAACTCTTCAGCTTCTCTTTATTCTGATTTAGGAAACTACAATGTTCTTGATTTACAAGCTCCCTATAGTCCTGAAAGGTATATTCAAGCAATTGAACTATGTGAGAAATCAGTAATTGAAGTAATCATTATAGATTCAGCTAGTCATGAATGGAATGGAACAGGAGGATGTTTAGAAATACATGAGAAACTAGGAGGTAGGTTTCAAGATTGGGCAAATGTTACTCCCAGACATCAAGCCTTTATCAATAAGATTTTACAATCTAGTTGTCACATCATAACTACTACAAGAAGAAAGATAGATTACTCTTTGGATGTTGGGAGCAATGGCAAAACTCAAGTAGTAAAGCATGGAACTAAGGAAATCACAAGAGATGGCTTTGAGTATGAGTTAACTATTAACTTCGAGCTTATCAATGAGAATCATCTTGCTAAGGCTTCAAAAGACAGAACAGGATTATTTATGAATAAACCTGAGTTTATTATTACATCTGACACAGGAAATATGATTTTAGAATGGTGTAATTCAGGCTCAAAAAACAATTCTTCTGAAAACTATACTCAAAGCTCAGGTGTAAGAAACAACATGCCTAAAATAGACCCTAAAGAAGCATTTGAGGGCATTTCTCCTTATGAGAGTAATCCAAGTTTAAATCTTTCCCATGTAACGGAAAAGGAAGTGTTTGAAGCTATCCAGAATTGTAAATCAGTCACAGAGCTTTTAGCTTTATACAGACAGTTTCCACAATATCAGGAAAGCTTAAAATTTGATTTTGAAGCCAAGAAATCTTTACTTATCAATTTAATCAACCCTAATAATTTCAGTAAAAATGGACACTCAAAGTTTCAGTAA
- a CDS encoding DEAD/DEAH box helicase family protein, which translates to MELPNKYFEDFPIEFKKVNRTSVSRVNEGISNPNGFTVTKQIDKEPKNKYLNEDLQSIIKLEEKNTTVINASVGNGKSYAIIQTIKRFYDSKEQDYLIIVATPFVSLVEQYVNEIHTKGGIPVEQIYNYNNIGRTDKPYIEKKVQVVTANTLLGNPGEDSYKNSDKKRKYLNELIQDCEKNNKKVIFIYDEVHDTIPNFKEEFLFNLWKWKNVIHKNFIISATFTEASFVVIEYLAELTDKKIDIIEFPRIRNRENQSDLFLYYSSSYKFKAQHLRLLM; encoded by the coding sequence ATGGAGTTACCTAATAAGTATTTTGAAGACTTTCCCATAGAGTTTAAGAAAGTCAATAGAACAAGTGTAAGCAGAGTTAATGAAGGAATATCTAATCCTAATGGTTTTACAGTAACAAAACAAATTGATAAAGAACCTAAAAACAAATACTTAAATGAGGATTTGCAATCTATTATTAAGCTAGAGGAAAAGAATACTACTGTAATAAATGCTTCTGTAGGCAATGGAAAATCTTATGCTATTATTCAGACTATAAAAAGATTCTATGACTCTAAAGAACAGGATTATCTTATTATTGTTGCTACCCCATTTGTAAGTTTAGTTGAACAATATGTAAATGAAATTCATACTAAAGGAGGAATTCCTGTAGAGCAAATCTACAATTATAACAATATTGGCAGAACTGATAAGCCATATATTGAGAAGAAAGTTCAGGTTGTTACAGCAAATACTCTTTTAGGAAACCCTGGTGAGGATAGTTATAAAAACTCTGATAAAAAAAGGAAATACCTAAATGAGCTCATTCAAGATTGTGAAAAGAACAACAAAAAAGTAATCTTTATATATGATGAAGTACATGACACTATCCCTAACTTTAAGGAAGAATTTTTGTTTAATCTATGGAAGTGGAAAAATGTAATTCATAAGAACTTTATAATTAGTGCTACTTTTACCGAGGCTTCATTTGTAGTTATTGAATATCTAGCTGAACTTACAGATAAGAAGATTGATATTATTGAGTTTCCCAGAATCAGAAATAGAGAAAACCAGAGTGATCTATTCCTTTACTACAGCTCCTCATATAAGTTCAAAGCACAACACCTGAGATTGTTAATGTAG
- a CDS encoding site-specific integrase → MTQEELDKLESHIFQSETLNRVKDCYLFCCYTGLAYKEMFELKREDLITKPDGISWIYKEREKTDRSFSVPLILPRALEVMEKYSSESEYLLPRISNQYFNRLLKEIASILEISKNLTHHTARKTFASTVLLSNDIPMEVISKLLGHSKITTTQEYYADVMPEKLSEQLKKLKSKIM, encoded by the coding sequence TTGACACAAGAGGAATTAGATAAACTTGAAAGTCATATATTTCAGTCTGAAACATTGAATAGGGTTAAGGACTGTTATTTATTTTGTTGTTATACAGGACTTGCTTATAAGGAGATGTTTGAACTCAAAAGGGAAGATTTGATTACTAAGCCTGATGGAATCAGTTGGATTTACAAGGAAAGAGAAAAGACAGACAGATCCTTCTCTGTTCCTCTAATACTACCAAGAGCCCTTGAAGTAATGGAGAAATATTCTTCAGAAAGTGAGTATCTCTTACCCAGAATAAGCAATCAATATTTTAATAGACTACTTAAGGAAATAGCTTCTATACTAGAAATCTCTAAAAATCTAACTCATCACACAGCAAGAAAAACATTTGCCTCTACAGTCTTATTGAGTAATGATATTCCTATGGAGGTTATATCTAAACTTTTAGGTCATTCCAAGATTACCACTACACAGGAATATTATGCTGATGTAATGCCTGAGAAACTGAGTGAGCAACTTAAGAAGCTGAAAAGTAAAATAATGTGA
- a CDS encoding Arm DNA-binding domain-containing protein: protein MKLSILFLLRKNKINAKGSCPIECRITLDKERKPFATGLFINPKHWDSKQQKIKPPNEEHNYINNQLSLIKNKINQAFLLLQLQDENFNVDDIYRQYRGETLVKDYSLLEYYKLYLERLKKLIGIDIKQPTYDKFEYIKDDLEEFIRFKFKKSDIKLKDLDFDFISEFEYYSKTELNTARLPLIKLFRESRK from the coding sequence ATGAAGTTATCAATATTATTCTTACTTAGAAAGAACAAGATTAATGCAAAAGGTTCATGCCCTATTGAGTGTAGAATAACATTAGATAAGGAAAGAAAGCCATTTGCTACAGGATTATTCATTAACCCTAAACATTGGGATAGTAAACAGCAGAAAATTAAACCACCCAATGAAGAACACAATTATATCAACAACCAATTAAGCCTGATTAAGAATAAGATTAATCAGGCTTTTTTATTACTCCAACTTCAAGATGAAAACTTTAATGTAGATGATATTTACAGACAATACAGGGGAGAGACTCTAGTGAAAGATTATTCTTTACTAGAGTACTACAAACTCTACCTTGAAAGACTTAAAAAGCTAATAGGAATTGATATTAAACAACCTACCTATGATAAGTTTGAATATATCAAAGATGATCTGGAAGAGTTTATAAGATTCAAATTCAAGAAATCAGATATAAAGCTAAAGGATTTAGATTTTGACTTCATTTCAGAGTTTGAATATTATTCTAAAACAGAATTAAACACAGCCAGATTACCATTAATAAAGCTATTCAGAGAATCAAGAAAGTAG
- the rseP gene encoding RIP metalloprotease RseP produces the protein MEIAIKLFQFILSISILVVLHELGHFLPAIWFKTRAEKFFLFFDPYFSIFSMKKIKGKWKYKFLSPNQPDTEVIEVNGKKEEVPIDISKLSDDDWRKYPEQTKYGIGWLPFGGYVKIAGMVDESMDTAQMKKPAESWEFRSKPAWQRLIIMLGGVTVNFFLAWIIFSALVGKNGENIFEADKITTPLHYTAAAKKMGFQDGDKILKVDGKVQKDFKKLALDVLLSDEITVSRNGKEVTFPTNDDGKVMAFHDPEPRAFLTPRMSPIIDTIVTKSTMDAGLKLGDKILAINGTPISYYDELKPLVVPNAGKVVDFKVARNNETIDLHIPVSKEGTIGVLSFKEIEKYNVHNDYTFFGSIKRGFTLTIESLTYQIKQFKLIFNKKVQGYKKVGGPIAIVKNMPVDRDATGNVSINWSAFWGFTAMFSVWLAFLNLIPIPGLDGGHVLFTLYEIVVGKPVPQKVLENAQMVGVIFLLGLMLLIFGSDIFKMITGGL, from the coding sequence ATGGAAATAGCAATCAAACTCTTCCAGTTCATTCTGAGTATCTCTATACTTGTAGTTCTTCATGAGCTTGGGCACTTCTTACCGGCAATATGGTTTAAGACCAGAGCAGAGAAATTCTTTCTGTTTTTTGATCCTTACTTCTCCATATTCTCGATGAAGAAAATCAAAGGAAAATGGAAATACAAATTCTTATCTCCTAACCAACCGGACACTGAAGTAATAGAGGTAAATGGAAAAAAGGAAGAAGTTCCTATCGATATATCAAAACTTTCTGATGACGATTGGAGAAAATATCCGGAACAAACAAAATATGGAATCGGGTGGCTTCCTTTCGGCGGGTATGTAAAAATTGCCGGAATGGTAGATGAAAGCATGGATACTGCTCAGATGAAAAAACCGGCTGAATCATGGGAATTTAGGTCTAAACCAGCTTGGCAAAGACTGATCATCATGTTAGGAGGTGTTACCGTAAACTTTTTCCTTGCCTGGATCATATTCTCTGCACTAGTAGGCAAAAATGGAGAAAATATCTTTGAAGCTGATAAGATCACAACTCCACTTCATTATACTGCTGCAGCTAAAAAAATGGGCTTCCAGGATGGAGATAAAATATTAAAAGTGGATGGAAAAGTTCAAAAGGATTTTAAAAAATTAGCTTTAGATGTATTATTAAGTGATGAAATTACCGTTTCCAGAAATGGAAAAGAGGTTACTTTCCCTACTAATGATGACGGAAAAGTAATGGCATTCCACGATCCTGAGCCAAGAGCTTTTCTTACTCCAAGGATGTCTCCAATCATTGATACTATCGTTACAAAATCAACGATGGATGCAGGGTTAAAACTTGGGGATAAAATTCTTGCGATCAACGGAACTCCTATCAGCTATTATGATGAACTTAAACCTTTGGTAGTTCCTAATGCAGGAAAAGTAGTAGATTTTAAAGTAGCAAGAAATAACGAAACGATTGATTTACACATTCCGGTATCTAAAGAAGGAACCATTGGAGTATTGTCTTTCAAAGAAATTGAAAAATACAATGTTCACAATGATTATACTTTCTTTGGATCTATCAAAAGAGGATTTACTCTTACTATTGAAAGTTTAACTTATCAGATTAAACAGTTTAAATTAATCTTCAATAAGAAAGTTCAAGGTTACAAAAAAGTAGGTGGCCCTATCGCTATTGTAAAAAATATGCCGGTAGATAGGGATGCTACAGGTAATGTTTCTATTAATTGGTCAGCATTCTGGGGCTTCACCGCTATGTTCTCTGTATGGTTAGCATTCCTTAACCTTATTCCTATTCCTGGACTTGACGGTGGACATGTTTTATTCACGTTGTATGAAATTGTTGTAGGAAAACCTGTCCCTCAGAAAGTATTGGAAAATGCTCAAATGGTAGGGGTTATCTTTCTGTTAGGCTTAATGTTACTAATATTCGGGAGCGATATTTTTAAAATGATTACCGGAGGTTTGTAA
- a CDS encoding DUF6646 family protein, producing the protein MKKLVFMVMIFFFGAMANAQAYNGKGDQKIQLGLSAWGYGTGITGTYDYGLNKLISVGAGLNGYFSNYKNNDKDNRVFVFGRLNFHLQDALNLPPKLDIYPGVDVGVVGKDFGIGAHIGARYFFTERIGVFAEVGNNGSLGVSFNL; encoded by the coding sequence ATGAAGAAATTGGTTTTTATGGTGATGATATTCTTTTTTGGAGCGATGGCCAATGCTCAGGCTTATAACGGAAAAGGAGATCAAAAAATTCAACTGGGTCTGAGTGCCTGGGGATATGGAACCGGGATCACGGGAACTTACGACTATGGGCTAAATAAGCTCATATCCGTCGGAGCGGGGCTTAACGGTTACTTTAGTAATTATAAGAACAACGATAAGGATAATCGAGTGTTTGTTTTTGGAAGACTGAATTTTCATCTTCAAGACGCATTAAACCTTCCGCCAAAGTTGGATATTTATCCGGGAGTTGACGTAGGAGTGGTTGGAAAAGACTTTGGAATAGGAGCACACATTGGTGCGCGTTACTTCTTTACAGAAAGAATTGGTGTATTTGCAGAGGTAGGTAATAACGGAAGTCTTGGAGTTTCGTTCAATTTATAA
- a CDS encoding nitrilase-related carbon-nitrogen hydrolase, producing the protein MKIVGLNLDIIWKNKAENFRIIERELENIEADLFLLPEMFSTGFCMDASEVADRSGESLEFLKKISKEKNAAFCGSAPVEEKGHFYNRMYFVQPNDEVAFYDKRHLFSFSGEDKVYTPGKDRVIVEYKGIRFLLQVCYDLRFPVFARNNDDYDAVLYVANWPEKRVGAWEHLLKARAIENLSFVFGLNRIGTDGNNLFYQESTHCFFADGTEISNKNRNIVSAELDMDELKNFRTHFQFLNDRDHFSIDL; encoded by the coding sequence ATGAAGATTGTAGGGCTCAATTTGGATATTATCTGGAAAAATAAAGCAGAGAATTTTAGAATAATAGAAAGAGAGCTCGAAAATATTGAGGCAGATCTGTTTCTTTTACCTGAAATGTTTTCAACGGGTTTTTGCATGGATGCCTCTGAAGTTGCTGACAGAAGTGGAGAATCTCTGGAATTTTTAAAGAAGATTTCAAAAGAGAAAAATGCAGCATTTTGTGGTAGTGCTCCGGTAGAAGAAAAGGGTCATTTTTATAACAGGATGTATTTTGTACAACCTAATGATGAAGTTGCTTTCTATGATAAAAGACATTTGTTCTCTTTTTCAGGAGAGGATAAGGTATATACTCCAGGAAAGGACAGGGTTATTGTAGAATATAAAGGAATACGGTTTTTGCTTCAGGTCTGCTATGATCTTCGTTTTCCTGTATTTGCAAGGAATAATGATGATTATGATGCTGTTTTATATGTAGCGAATTGGCCGGAAAAAAGAGTAGGAGCCTGGGAACATCTTTTAAAAGCAAGAGCTATTGAAAATCTTTCTTTTGTGTTTGGTTTAAACAGAATTGGAACGGATGGAAATAATCTCTTCTATCAGGAAAGTACACATTGCTTCTTTGCAGATGGAACAGAAATTTCAAATAAAAATAGAAATATTGTATCGGCAGAATTAGATATGGATGAACTGAAAAATTTCAGAACCCACTTTCAGTTTTTAAATGATCGCGATCACTTTTCAATAGATTTATAA
- a CDS encoding thioredoxin family protein translates to MSQKFQEIIDSERPVLIDFFATWCQPCKVQSSVLNSVKENIGEGARIIKVDVDQYPALAAQYGVRGVPTLAVFKNGELLWKESGVHDVNTLTHLLQQYI, encoded by the coding sequence ATGTCACAAAAATTTCAGGAAATCATAGATTCCGAAAGACCGGTACTTATAGACTTTTTTGCCACATGGTGCCAACCTTGTAAGGTTCAGTCTTCGGTTTTAAACTCTGTAAAAGAAAATATAGGGGAAGGAGCAAGAATCATTAAGGTAGATGTAGACCAATATCCAGCCTTAGCAGCGCAATATGGAGTAAGAGGAGTTCCTACTCTGGCTGTTTTCAAAAATGGAGAGCTTCTATGGAAGGAAAGCGGAGTGCATGATGTGAATACATTAACCCATCTTCTGCAACAATATATTTAA
- a CDS encoding rhodanese-like domain-containing protein, whose amino-acid sequence MQTTQSVEVPKTNIKEVVTSSDVTLVDVRIPEQYAAGTAKNAINIPLAEIQNNIETLKGKKVVVFCNKGVQADQAMEILKKNGVEAYDGTSWKNVKGIQNEADKK is encoded by the coding sequence CTGCAAACAACTCAATCTGTAGAAGTTCCTAAGACCAACATTAAAGAGGTAGTAACCAGTTCAGATGTAACACTCGTAGACGTAAGAATTCCAGAGCAATATGCTGCCGGAACAGCTAAGAATGCTATTAATATTCCACTGGCAGAGATTCAAAACAACATTGAAACTCTCAAAGGTAAAAAAGTAGTTGTTTTCTGTAACAAAGGTGTACAGGCAGACCAAGCTATGGAAATTTTAAAGAAAAACGGAGTGGAAGCCTACGATGGTACAAGTTGGAAAAATGTGAAAGGCATCCAGAACGAAGCTGATAAAAAATAA
- a CDS encoding MBL fold metallo-hydrolase, whose amino-acid sequence MKVEQIYTGCLAQGAYYIVSENEAVIIDPLREVKPYLDRLEKDNVTLKYIFETHFHADFVSGHLDLSKKTGAPIIYGPTAAPEFEAIIAEDDQIFEVGKIKIKVLHTPGHTMESTTYLLIDENGKETAIFTGDTLFLGDVGRPDLAQKATNLTQEDLAGILYDSLQSKIMPLDDDITVYPAHGAGSACGKNMQKETVDILGNQKRTNYALNQPDKASFIREVLDGLTAPPKYFGMNVAMNKSGYESLDVVMNKGLQPVSPEDFEALAEETGALILDTRGAADFHKGFVPNAINIGLKGDFAPWVGTLIVDVKHPLLLITDDGTEEEVIIRLSRVGFDNVVGYLEGGFDAWKNAGKEIDEVKRITPSEFAEQFTADATVIDVRKLTEYSAEHIDNAYNKPLDSISDWARNLDSSEHFFLHCAGGYRSMIAASILNSHGIRNFTEIEGGFNGIKKTEKLPTTDFVCQSKTS is encoded by the coding sequence ATGAAAGTTGAACAAATATATACGGGCTGTCTGGCTCAGGGTGCCTATTATATTGTATCAGAAAACGAAGCTGTCATTATTGATCCTTTAAGAGAGGTAAAACCATATCTTGATCGACTGGAAAAAGACAATGTCACTTTAAAATATATCTTTGAAACTCATTTCCATGCTGATTTTGTTTCAGGACACTTAGATTTAAGTAAAAAAACCGGAGCTCCAATTATATATGGACCTACGGCAGCTCCTGAATTTGAAGCGATTATTGCAGAAGACGATCAGATTTTCGAGGTGGGAAAAATAAAAATAAAGGTACTTCACACTCCCGGACATACTATGGAAAGTACCACTTATCTTTTAATTGATGAAAACGGTAAAGAAACAGCTATCTTCACAGGAGATACTCTATTTTTAGGAGATGTAGGAAGACCGGATCTTGCACAAAAAGCCACCAACCTTACTCAGGAAGATCTTGCAGGTATTCTGTATGACAGCCTTCAAAGTAAAATTATGCCTTTGGATGATGACATTACTGTTTATCCGGCTCACGGAGCAGGTTCTGCATGTGGAAAAAATATGCAAAAGGAGACCGTAGACATTTTAGGAAACCAAAAAAGAACAAACTACGCATTAAATCAACCCGATAAGGCTTCTTTTATCAGAGAAGTTCTTGATGGGCTCACTGCCCCTCCAAAATATTTCGGAATGAATGTAGCCATGAACAAAAGTGGTTATGAAAGTCTGGATGTAGTAATGAATAAAGGACTACAGCCTGTTTCTCCAGAAGATTTCGAAGCATTGGCCGAAGAAACCGGAGCGTTAATTCTTGATACGAGAGGAGCGGCAGACTTCCATAAAGGTTTTGTCCCTAATGCCATTAATATTGGATTAAAAGGTGATTTTGCTCCTTGGGTAGGAACTTTGATCGTAGATGTTAAGCATCCTTTACTGTTAATAACAGATGACGGAACTGAAGAGGAAGTTATTATCAGATTAAGTCGTGTAGGTTTTGATAATGTAGTAGGATATCTGGAAGGAGGTTTTGATGCCTGGAAAAATGCAGGTAAAGAGATTGATGAAGTTAAAAGAATCACACCATCTGAATTTGCAGAACAGTTTACAGCAGATGCAACCGTTATTGACGTAAGGAAGCTTACTGAATATTCTGCTGAACACATTGATAATGCTTACAACAAACCTTTAGATTCTATCAGTGACTGGGCTCGTAATCTTGACAGCTCTGAACATTTCTTCCTTCATTGTGCAGGAGGATACAGAAGTATGATTGCAGCCAGCATCCTTAATTCTCACGGAATCAGAAACTTTACTGAAATAGAAGGAGGTTTTAACGGGATTAAAAAAACAGAAAAACTTCCTACAACGGACTTTGTATGTCAATCCAAAACATCATAA
- a CDS encoding helicase HerA-like domain-containing protein encodes MANKAQFIEELNARYTPKGEHIILGKGMLDGEVVQEVNVTIPLKTINRHGLIAGATGTGKTKTLQVFAEQLSHQGIPSLVLDIKGDFSGIAEAGQMNAIIEERYAKTQLPYTPQGFPVELMSISGGKGIKLRATVTEFGPVLLSKILQLNDTQQSIMSIVFKYCDDKGLPLIDLKDLKKVLQYVTDNAQGKAELSANYGSIAPASLGAILRSIVALEQQGAGDFFGELSFDVQDLLETRDGKGVVNILRVADIQNKPQLFSTFMLSLFAEIYMTFPEEGDSGKPKLVLFIDEAHLLFDEASKTLLSQIETMVKLIRSKGVGIYFITQIPGDVPESVLSQLGLKIQHALRGFTAKDKKEISKAVENYPTTEYYNASNLIQNLGIGEAFVTALDEKGIPTPLVHTYLISPESRMDVLSEAEITELTSSSAMVAKYEQAIDRESAYEMLTSRMEQAAQNPMPNQKARPVKEEPGMFEQVLQSQAGRTFTNTLMREGAKAILGMFGLGGRRR; translated from the coding sequence ATGGCAAACAAAGCACAATTTATTGAAGAATTAAATGCTAGATACACTCCTAAGGGAGAACATATTATATTAGGAAAAGGAATGCTGGACGGAGAAGTCGTTCAGGAAGTAAATGTAACGATTCCTTTAAAAACGATCAACCGACACGGTCTTATTGCCGGAGCAACCGGAACAGGAAAGACTAAAACATTACAGGTATTTGCAGAGCAGCTTTCCCATCAGGGAATTCCCTCTCTTGTTTTGGATATCAAAGGTGATTTCTCGGGAATTGCAGAGGCAGGCCAGATGAATGCCATCATTGAAGAAAGATATGCAAAAACACAACTTCCTTATACTCCACAGGGTTTTCCAGTGGAATTGATGAGTATCTCAGGAGGAAAAGGAATAAAATTGAGAGCTACCGTAACAGAATTCGGTCCGGTTTTACTAAGCAAAATTCTACAGCTTAATGATACTCAGCAAAGTATCATGTCTATTGTCTTTAAATATTGTGATGATAAAGGTCTTCCTTTGATCGACCTTAAAGATTTAAAGAAAGTTCTTCAGTATGTAACAGATAATGCACAAGGAAAGGCGGAACTTTCTGCTAATTACGGATCAATAGCACCAGCTTCTTTGGGAGCGATTCTAAGATCTATTGTAGCTTTGGAGCAACAAGGAGCAGGTGATTTCTTTGGAGAGCTAAGTTTTGATGTTCAGGATTTATTGGAAACCAGAGATGGAAAAGGAGTCGTTAATATTTTAAGAGTAGCTGATATTCAAAATAAACCCCAGTTGTTTTCTACCTTCATGCTTTCTCTTTTTGCAGAAATCTATATGACTTTTCCGGAAGAAGGAGATAGCGGAAAGCCGAAATTGGTATTGTTTATAGATGAAGCACACTTGCTTTTTGATGAAGCTTCAAAAACACTTCTTTCACAGATTGAAACGATGGTAAAACTTATTCGTTCAAAAGGAGTAGGGATTTACTTTATTACCCAGATTCCGGGTGATGTTCCTGAAAGTGTTTTATCCCAATTAGGATTAAAAATACAACATGCGCTGAGAGGTTTTACCGCAAAAGATAAAAAGGAAATTTCTAAAGCAGTAGAAAATTATCCTACAACAGAATATTATAACGCTTCCAATCTGATTCAAAATTTAGGAATTGGAGAAGCATTTGTAACTGCTTTGGATGAAAAAGGAATTCCAACGCCATTAGTTCATACTTACCTTATTTCTCCAGAATCTAGAATGGATGTTTTAAGTGAAGCTGAAATTACAGAACTCACTTCCAGTTCAGCTATGGTCGCCAAATATGAACAGGCAATAGATAGAGAATCAGCTTACGAAATGTTAACCAGCCGAATGGAACAGGCCGCTCAGAATCCAATGCCTAACCAAAAAGCAAGACCGGTAAAAGAAGAACCGGGAATGTTTGAACAAGTATTGCAGAGCCAGGCAGGCAGAACCTTTACCAATACACTCATGCGGGAAGGAGCAAAAGCCATTCTTGGAATGTTTGGGCTTGGAGGCAGAAGAAGATAA